The nucleotide window CCAAGTAAACGAGTATCATCAATGGTTAGATCGGCAATAAGTACTTCGATAATTACTTGCGGTTGTGGTATATCAAGAGTTTCTATTAGTTTCTCAATTTGCTTCCAGTCTTGTTTGCGCGCAGCAATAATTAGTTTGTTGCCTCCAGAATATTTTCCCTCCTCGTCGACACCTTCTGGTTTATCTGCGCGTATAATAACTTCGTCAAAAAAACGACGAATGCCGGACGATGTTTTACCAGCACGTGCTTGTTGTGCCGCAGCTTGGTTTCCTCCTCGTGCTGAGCGAATAATATTGTCGAGTATTGGTGCGAATTCTTCCGCTCGTAAATATTGCAGCTGATAAACATGTAAGATGGATTTGCCTGATTCAAGCTCAACGTCAAGATATTTAAAGATAAAATCTTTTGCACGCTCAACAGCTTCATTTTTTCCGAGTAAAATGAGTGAATTTGTGCGTTCTTCACTAATAATTTTAATATTATCGGAGAAAAAGTCTGCTTGTTGTTGTTTCTGCTGACGTAAATGATAACGGCGTGCTCGTTGCTCTATTTGCAAAATTTGCTGGTTAAAAAGTTGTTCTATGGTAGTAGCATCAACATAACGAAGTTTGATAATTTCTAATTTTTCTTGAAAAGTAGTTTGATCAAGTGCCAGAATTACACGCATGATTGAGCGGATATTGTTTCCCTTATCGCTTATAATAAGGGCATTAGTGCCTTCATCAACTTGAAATTTTGCCGTGTCAGGTAGAATTTCTTTCAAAAGAAGCATAAGCGTGCTGTTAACATCTGTTGTTACTTGTATATTGCTCAGGTAAACAATATAGCGAATACGTTGATCATTGTCTGGCAGTTTATCAACTGGTGTTCCAACATACACTGGCAATGATTCTCTCGTTATTTCTTTATTATTTCTTACTACCATGTAGATATTGGCTTTTGGTATAATGGTATATCCAGCAATATCAAGCAATGCAAGTAAAATATTCCAGGCTTCTTGGAGTGTTAATATTTGATTAATGCTCAAGTTTGTGTTTACTTTGATTGCATCGTTTCCTGTGGGTAATACGATATTGATATTTTTTTCTGCAGCTAAAAAATTAATAATATCTATCAGTGGTTCGTTTTCATAATCAAATTTGATATATCTTTTTTTACGTCCACTCTTGCATATTTTTTGCTTATTATTAAGCTTTTGTTCAAGTACTCGATGCGTCTCAGTGAGATTTTCTATAGAATGTATTATGATAGGAAAACTTATAATAATAACAAAAAGTGATACTACTAATTTTTTCATGGCATGTACTCCACTTATCCCGCTGATTGTTCTTTTGGTTGTAATGTTGCAATGGTAAGGGTTACCTCAATAGTACCGGGTATTTTTGATTGTGTAATTTCTAGTGATTTAGTATATACCCGTTCCTTTTGTTCAATCTCATTGAGTAGTGTAGTCAGTTCTTGCATAGTCATGTCTACAAATTGTGTTGTTAGTATTGTTTCTCTGTATTTATCTTGACGATCTACTGGCAAATATTGTTCCATCTTTTTCTTATTAGCAAGATTTTGCTTTGCCAGTAATTCTTTCATATAACCACCAATTTTAAAATTTGGCTCTTGTGTGATCATAGCATCAACATCACTGCGTTGTTGTTCTACGATAACAAATTTATCTAGTACTGATTTAGCATTTTCACGTAAATCGTTTATTACATTGATATGTTTAGTTAATGAACCAATTGTATAGTAGTGTCGGAATATTAGTATACATATGGTTCCTGCCACGATAAGACCAGTAATGGCAGTGTATTTATAAAAATCTTTTTCTTCTAAGCCTTCAATAAAGGCAACGATAGAGTCGATAATAGCCATTAGTGCCCTTTATTTGTTTTTGCTAATCGTATCCTCATGGTGAACTTAGGATCTTCTTGTCCCTCTACATATTCAAACAACGGTGATGCGCGCAAGTCTCGCTCAAGAATTTTAAGTGCTTGGTGGTCCTTTACCTCTGCCTTGAGGATGAGAATCTCTCCCTTAATAGTTATTTGTTCTACTTGTAAGCCGAGTGTTTGTCTATCAAGTCGTGTAAATAGCTCAAGTAGGTAAGTTAAAAACGATGAACGTGCAGAGCCAGAAAACGCAAACCATACTTTCTCTTCTTCAACAAGTTTTTGTTGTGCGCTATTAATAATATCTTCTAAGTCTTTATCTTCTTTCGGTATTTGTGGGAACTTTTGTTTTATAGTACTTATTATTTCTCTCTCTGAGCTTTGTATTTCATTACTTAGTTTACGCATTTGCCAAAAGCTGTGGAGAAACAAACCCCCTAGTAACAACACAAGCAACAGTGCGCTAGTAATTAATTGTTTGTAAATAAGCCGTGCATCATGGCTAATAAATTCTTTTTGGCGCAAATTAAATTGGTCTGTTACAGCATTTGGTAGTGCGATACTTGTGCTCATAATACAATGGTTAGCTAGCTCACTCGTTTTCTTTGATGAGATTGATCTGTTAGTAAATAATTGATTGATTTGCATGTGTTTGCATGGTATTTTGAGCAAATCTGTTACAAATTCTATCAAACCTTTCATTTGAGCTCCACCACCAAGAATAAAGATATGTTTGACTTGTGCTTGTTGTGTCTGTGTTGCAAAAGAAGTAAGAGTAAAATTAATTTCATTCCAAAAGGTTTTGAGCGTTTCTATTAATACTTTTTTTTCAGTAAAGTCAGCTCCTGGTGCAACACCAAATCGAATCATATTCTCCAAAGATTCTTGAGGAGTACTCTTGTTGATAGTACTCACTGTTTTTGCTAATTCAATAATACTTTTTGGAAGGGTTCTGACAAAACGTAATATGCCATTATCAATATAGGCAATTCGCGTCTCATGCGTGCCTAGGTCGATTAATGCGACAGCATCTTGCAATGTTTTATACTCTTCAATCTGGACATAAAGGCCATAAAGAGCAAGAAGATCAACAGAAATTGTTTGTGGTTCAATTCCAGTATTTTCAAATAATGCAAGATGATCAATAATTTTTTTGTTTTGTGCAGCAGCCACCAAAATTTCTGCGCTATGTTCTTGTTGGTTTGTATGTGTGATAACAAAATCAATGACAGCTTGGTCAACGGAAAATGGTAGAAGAGGCTCTACTTCATAGCCAATAACCATTTTAATTTTATCATAATTAGTGAATGGTAATTTTAATTTTTTAAAAACAATTGCTGAGCTTGGCAGTGCACTGCGCACTTCATCACACTTTGGCAGTTGCTGGACGAGCTTTTTGAGCGTTTCTTGCACGCGCTGTGTATAATGTAACTCGTTATTTGTTATGATTGCTTCTTGTAGGCATTGTTCCACTGTTGCTTTTGTTCCGCTCATATAAATAACGGTAGCGCTAATTTGTGTTTTACCAATATCCACACCAATAATCCGTTTAGGAATTACGTAGTATAAGCCAACTTTTTCCGGAATGAAGACATCTTTTATCACGCTGTTGACCCTCCTCCGCTACTACCATCAGAAAAGAAATCTGCAAGTGAATGCTTTTTTCTTTGTGCTAGTTGTGTAATCAACTGTTGTTTCTCTGATACTTTTTTATTTTTTTCTTGTTGACTCCTTTTTTTATGCTGGTGTCTAACCAGGGTGGCATTAGGTAAGCTTTGCTTTATACTATTGCTCAATATATTTTTTGTTCGTGATTGTACAAGCTGTATATTTTGCACGTGCAATTTTTCTTTTTGTCTTGAATTTTTTGTTTCCTTACTCTGAGCTATCAATGCTGCCTGTTGTTGTGCTTTTTCTTTTTGTCTTTTCTGCACTAACAGCTGCTGTTTTTCCCATTTTTTTTGTTTTTTGCGACCGCGACGTCCACGTCTGCGAGGTTTTTCATTTTTATTTTTTATTAGATTACCGTCTGTATCATGATGTCGCTGGAATAAGAAATCATCAACAACTTTTGATGTACTATCATTATCTTCTGCAAAGAATGCATGGTGAATTGGATCACGTCGTTGATATACACCTTCAACAGAGCTGAGCATACCGTTATAACCAGTGATTTTTTCTTGAGTAAATGTTTCTATTTTTTGCTCTTTTTTAGGTTCAATTATGCGGCTAGAAATAAGTATTAATAAATTGTTTTTATCTTGTGCCTTACGTTTATTTTTGAACAACCAGCCAAGAACTGGTACATCACCAAGCAATGGTGTCTTACTTAAGTTATTATCAATTCTGTTTTGAATTAACCCACCAAGCGCTAATACTTCTTTGTCCGCAACAATTGTTTCGGTATCAATCTCACGTGTTGTTTTTGCAACGTTTACTTGATTTGAATCTGGCGTGAATGCTTCAATAAGAATATTAAGTTTTAAAATAATCATGCCGTCAGAATTTATTTGTGGTGTAACAGTTACTTTGAGTTGTGCCGGTTCTGTTCCAAATGTATCAGTTTGGTTTGTACCAATAATGGTACCAGTAACAACGCGCCGTTGTTCACCAACTGATACAGAAGCGCTTGTTTTATTTGTTGCAACCAAGAAGGGATTTGCAAGAATTTCTGTATTGCTAATTGTTTGTAATGCCTGGAATATACCCCATACACCAAATGCATCTTGACCAAGTGTAACAATAGTATTACCGGCTGGTGCACCAGCTACTAAATTAATTAAATCACCAAGCAAACGAGTTACTCCATTGCCATCTGAGTTGGTAACGATACTTTTTGCTGTTCCGCCTGCACGTAAACCAGATGTTTGAAATTTAATTTTATCACTAAGCAGACCGCTATTGCCACCAGTACTTTGTCGTGAGCGCAATTGAACTCCTAATTCTTTATTGTCCCGTAATTGTACAGCAAGAATAAGTACTTCAATAGCAACTTGTGGTTGCGGTTCATCAAGTTTCTTAATGATCTCTACTGCTTTTTCATAATCTTCTTGTTCTCCCTTGATAATTAAACGATTTGTTTTTGGTTCAGCAGTAAAGGTAATATCGCGTAAGTATTTATCGCCGCCCCGTACACCACCAACCTTACCCGCTTGAGTTTCTTTACCAAACTGTACTGTTTCATTCATTATTTTAGCGATTGTTTCTGCTTCAGCGTATTTGAGACTATACACTTTTAATGGGGAGTATGGGCGATCAATTTCTACATCAACGTGTTTTAAAATAAAGTTTTCAATTTGTTTAATTGCTTCTTGCGGTCCTAACAGAATAAGAGCGTTAGTACGTGGCTCTGCAATGATACGAGTATTTTCTGGGAAGTAGCGTGCTGTTGGTTTTTTGCGTGGGAACAATCGTGATGGTGGACTGGTTTCTTTTTGTATAAGGGTTTCATATAGCTGTTGTACTTCTTGAGCATCAGCACGTTGTAGTTTCAATACA belongs to Candidatus Dependentiae bacterium and includes:
- the pilM gene encoding pilus assembly protein PilM yields the protein MIKDVFIPEKVGLYYVIPKRIIGVDIGKTQISATVIYMSGTKATVEQCLQEAIITNNELHYTQRVQETLKKLVQQLPKCDEVRSALPSSAIVFKKLKLPFTNYDKIKMVIGYEVEPLLPFSVDQAVIDFVITHTNQQEHSAEILVAAAQNKKIIDHLALFENTGIEPQTISVDLLALYGLYVQIEEYKTLQDAVALIDLGTHETRIAYIDNGILRFVRTLPKSIIELAKTVSTINKSTPQESLENMIRFGVAPGADFTEKKVLIETLKTFWNEINFTLTSFATQTQQAQVKHIFILGGGAQMKGLIEFVTDLLKIPCKHMQINQLFTNRSISSKKTSELANHCIMSTSIALPNAVTDQFNLRQKEFISHDARLIYKQLITSALLLVLLLGGLFLHSFWQMRKLSNEIQSSEREIISTIKQKFPQIPKEDKDLEDIINSAQQKLVEEEKVWFAFSGSARSSFLTYLLELFTRLDRQTLGLQVEQITIKGEILILKAEVKDHQALKILERDLRASPLFEYVEGQEDPKFTMRIRLAKTNKGH